attttttttaatttttaatttttgcatcAGGACATCTTTTGCCTTTTACATTGTTTGCAAAAGTTtgagtgcacaaacacaaaaagattaCATAATTTGCATCTTAAAAGAATATAATCAAGACAtattcaaaaataaatccagttACAAGTTCTAAAATACACATTATACACAGAGTACACATAGTACTCTGACAATATGATTCAGTTCATTATAATTGTGTTGCATAGTATTTGTATGTTTCCTAACAAGTCAGCCAGCAGCCAATATCAGGTAACGTTACACTATGCTTACACATTGCTGTGATAGATATTTTCATCTCCAAGGATACTGACAACACCAGCAGGTGTAAACCATTTGTGAATACTTGGCTACTCCTGAGGTGAGGCACATTAtcttattttgtagttttattatGACACATATTATTCAAATGCTCAATAAATGTGtcaattttcttcttctctttttgtttttacagttaataAAATGTAAGCAAATTTGAACTGTTTCCGTACCTGTGATTGACAGAGAATGTGATTTaaggttgtttttttcatctAGCATTATTGACATTGCCGTGAATGCTGTTATTTCATCCTGAAACAAAGACACCAAAAATCCGTACAGCCAGAAGGACAGAAAGATGGTGGACACATTTTCCTGTGAGACTGCTCTTAGCACgattaacattaattaaacacaatCATCAATGAATTGCCCTGTTTACTGCAAAGAAGACTCGTTAAATCATTAATGTCTTCAGGCCAGTGTTTATTTCTCTAAGTAATGCTACAGCaaacctttttttctccactagATGCCACTGCTGCCACACTGGAGCACGAGCCACTGTGCGTCCTGAATGACGATGTAAGACAAATCATGGCTGTAGGTTCCAGTAgtggaaaataaataactgtattGTCCATCTGACATTATAATAACTTGTGTACTGTATTTGACTCGTATACTTATCTCTGCTTTGTAAGAGGATACCAAATGACTGTCCACATCCTTGTATCAGAGCTGCAGGAGTTCTGAGGTACAATCGGGAGTCTGAAAGCCATAGATTAAACATAACAACCATTCTACCAGAGGTACTACATCTAATTTATACCTGCTGTTAGTAATTCCCCATCTATAGAAACAATCTTAGTGTTACCGATTAGCTAATTTTTTAACGATTAACGATCTGCTGTCTAGTCCCTACCTGTTATGGAATACCCAGTGAAATGTGAGTACTGTGGAGAACAGGCCAGACCTTCACTGGATCTAACATGGCTACAGGACCGTGAAGTGAGTCAGCAGGCAGTAAATAAGTAAGTCCACGCATGAATTGAATGCACTCTTGACCAGTCATCCTCTTCTGTGTCCATTGTAGACAGCTCCACTCTTCTGTTGTGCCCAATGGCAGCAACTGTGTGAGATACTTGTGAAGCAGAGATGTTTGTTTGAGGGAAGACATGACCTGAAGGCCGGTACTCCAACACCactggaaaacaagccagcttCAGAGTTGGAGGATCTGCTCTTCCGGGACAAGGGGATGGAGGATTACACCAAGTTTATCTTGGATTTACCAAGTGAATTTGGGTAGTAATTTGCATTTTACAatgtcacatacacactcaaatAGAATTAAGGTGGTAAGATAATCATGACTATAACTGCATAGTATTaacattaaaagcacatttctaCATGTTTGCAGAACATTACCAGAAGTGAGAGTGCTTGAGAACGATTATTCAATCCAGCTACCTGTGGCAGAAACCTGTGAGTATCTGTTCAGTGAGCAGCAACTGGTGATTTCAAATATGTCTTTGTATTATTGGTATTGGACCTaaatagttagttagttatgCCTGTTGTGCCACTGGCATGTAGGGCAACAAATTCTAAATAGTGTTGTGAGATTAATACAGTTCTTTGCTGATTTCTTGTTGCCTCAGTGTCAAAGGTCCTCAGCTTCCGACTCTCTTGTGCTCCACAAAAAGGATGCTGGATAGCGGATCCTAGTAGCACAACTGAGAAGTGCTTACaaagtgaagatgaagagacaCAGGAGTCCGTATCTTTTTGTGAGCCTATCACGTCATGTCAGTTTGGCCTGTGTCACCATCAGGTACCCACAAATtactgtcttgttttcttctaTGACTGTAGCACTAAAGACTTTGAATTGCTTCATTTTACCAAGAAGGTGTTCAGTTTAAGACGTCCTGTAAAGTTCTGAAATGATTGCTGTAGATGTCAATATTGTATTTTCAACTGtcagtgtgtacatgtacacacagacatacatgcaCACTGCCCTCTTGTGGCTACGTTGCCTCTGTAAATGCAAAAATCACTCATAGCAAATATAAACcatatcattttaaacattaaaatactaaTTGTGTACACCTATAATTATTAAAGGTTGATTTTGTATTGGACTTCCATAAAGTGGGGGCGCTTGTAAAGACAATCTTTAGTGGTCAAAGATAGAGATCTTAGAATAAGATtataattgattgattgatatcCTGACCTTTCTAGATTAAGTCAGACTGCAGAAATGTTTGATTCTACATAATATAAATtacactaaaatgtcaaatgtcatattttttaaataccatCACTCTTAAATGGAAGATTTCTGTTATGGATTTATGGTGTCCATGCCCAAGcccatgtaaacacactgcaaaacagCACTAAACATCCTTTAACCTTGTCCTACATGTTCACAGGCTGGGGCAGTATTTCTACAGAAATATTATTCCAATGGCATGACATTTCTCACCGTGTTCCCTGATGGCTCTGCTCAGGTTTTGTATCCACTCTGACTGAATTTCATGATGCAATACGATTTTCAGCAAAATTTTCACCATGAAGAcaatacaacatttatttaatgtaacGTGTAATAGAAATAACAGTTTTTTAGGTTGTATGTGCAATACAACATGTACTCTGCAATGGATGTTCCCATCCTTATCGTCATGGTAACAGCTATCCCTCAGGCCTCCTGGCTGTCGTCGTTGTGGTCACTGAAGAAAATGGAAGAGTCTGCATTGTGTATGATGACAGCGATTCCCCTGAACAACCAATCAGAGCTGTGTTCCAGTCTGATGGCAAGTCAACATGTTATCACAGCAATGGAAACATATGGTACAAAGCAATAAGCTTATATTCATTGCTTTAATACTACCATTTTTATTCTcataataataactgtaatagTATTCATATAATGTATAGCATGTTATCCAGCATTGTgtctttgcatttgtgtgtgtatgttcgcGTTGTAGGCTGTCCTTAAACAGATCAGGTGGTCAGTGTTTGGATGAGCTGGGTGCAAGAGTGCGCCGCTGGTGCTGGAGCAAGCTGAGCCTCACTCCCACTCCCCTGTACCCCGTCTTCCTGTCCCTAAACAAAATTGTTGGGGTCCGAGTCCTGGGAAAGGAACAagtgtttgtctctttcctgGCAAAAGGGCAACAGGCAAAGTTCAGTGTGGGAACTTGCATTCAGGTAAaggtttaatatttttaaaaaacatattactacaaactgaaataataaatgtgcatttaagCAATTGTTGTGATTCTGCAATATAAAGCCAGTCTCCTTTTCACTAATATTTCTTCAGACATTTGTACTTTAAATGCACCATTcgtgtgttttatatgttttatagtATACTGTACCATAACTTCCACTCAAGCTGCAGCTCTTATAATCAGGACAATAAATGCTGACAAAATTTTGACTAAATCAATTTGAGTTACAGCACGTGCttaattaacatgaaaaataacCTTTTTAGGATGAACCTATAACAGATGAGCCTTCAGGGACAACAGCTGTATTAAAAGAGGAGCTGTTAGTGTTGGCAGCTAGGATTAGGATCCACCTGGCCATTCAGCATCTTCACCAGTTCCTGATGACACCCTCCCATCACTGGCTGCCTAAAACCAAACAGGCCCGTCACCTCCAAGTTGTTGTCCAAAGGCTTGTGGAAGTGAGTGCCCACATGACGATGAGCGACAGCGATAGAGCCTTCATCCAAAAGTGCTACAAGGACTGCCTTTGATGTTTTCAAATGCTTTCTGTAACAAGTCTTTGCTCgttctgcacatgcacactagTGATGGAGACGTGATTACATTTCTGATTACATTGATTCCACAAGTAACTGCCACAAAGGTTATGCCTTTACCCCCCTTTTGTGCATAGTAAATGATGAGCTGGCATATTATCTACTTCTGTGTCTTCTAAAAGGAAGATTGTCTTCTCTCATATTAATGACACCCAACCCCACAGTCAGTAAACGCCACACAGCTTCACAGTTAAATAGTTACGTTTTATTAATCATCTTAGCTTCCTCTAATTTAcgtaaatataaaaattattcAGAAATCATACGAAGACACGATTCCCAAATGTTATTTTCACAACCGTGATGACAAAtttaagtgttgtttttgtcctgCATGGTTAAACTACTTTTAGAACAATAAACTTAAAATTCTACATATGGTTCAGTGGtacaaatgacatttatttatacacacgCATCAATTTTACGCAAGAAGTTAAAGTCTACAAgaatcaaatgttaaatttctGCTTATGGTTCCACTAATGTTACCTAGATGAAATCTGCAGTAACATGAATAGTACAAGAATACGACTGAATGACTGGCACTGTTGCCATGGATCCCACTCTGGCGTCAGGGGCAGGATGTCTCGAAGGGGCATGGTGAAGAGATGGGAGCATCCAGCCTGTGCTAGCAGTTTTCCTGCCTTCAGCGCAGACCTTCATAAACATCCCTTCACAGCCCAGTGAGAACCCCACCTCAAACCTACAGaggaaacacattcacaaaataaaagactggcaaaaaaaaaatctttggtGGAAACAGTGCTGCGAATATTACTATACTTACATGGAGGGGGAGGGGCTTTTAGCTCCAGCCAGGAATTGAAAAGTAGGGTTACGAGTGGTGGTGTGGTCTTGTGTTCATATGAACGTTCATCTTCATCTCATTATCCAGGATTTGCACAAGCTGCTGCATGGAGGGCAGGTGACCCGACTCCAGTTTTGACCACACTGGTACATCTACACAAGCACAAAGTTCAATGAACTGCCAAGCTCTGcagtttgtatgtatgtatttatattacaACTGCTGGTTCAATCTGTTAGGAATTATGTGATACATAATTATTAGGACCCCTTGTAATTATATGAAATGACACTACAGGCTGAAGAAAACGCTGCAACATAAGTAAAATATTCAGCCCATAAGCCCATGCTGTAAACATAGATTTACCATTTAATGTGATTTCAAAAGCTCCTGTAGACATTAGCTGGTTTTCTATCATATTGCTGAAGAAGAACACCATCATGCAGGCATAAATCTGAAAGAAGCACACGAGAAATTTGAGGTTAGGCTGTCAACAAAACTGTTTTCCCcactgtgttctgtttttcttaaatCTAATTTGAAGGATCACAAGAGCAGTTTACAGAAAACACTTAAACAATGAAGACAGAGATCCACAGGCTGTGGACATTTTAGCTAAAACACAACACTAATACCACTAACAGTCAAAATATTTTCCAAgatattattcatatatttatgtttatcgTGTTAACATTGGACAAACGGTgccagaaatgtgttttttattccgTTTCAAATTTAGATATTGGCTTTGAAAAATCTCATATGACTTGGGCTTGACAAGTAATGGACATATTCTCTTTTAAAGATTTTGACCAATGTCTACATTTtgataaatgtgtgaaaagaaaaaaaaggtcactTATAAGCAGGTCTCTTCTGTGACCATACTTGCTTTTGTTTGGTGTGTCAGGGATAGGCAGAGTTGTGCTGAGACTTTCACAAAATACACTACCCatccaatcaatcaatcaatcaatcaataaatcaataaataaaggTCACACACTATTATTTCATTGGACCGCCTcaagctttgattacagcacgcattcACTGTAGCATCGTTTCGATAAGCGTCTGCAAtgttacaacatttattcatgtcCAGAGTTGCATGTTAATTTTTCCACCaagattttgttttgatgatgtgagagtcggaccgctgctcaaagtcttctccagcacatcacaaagattctcaatggtgttaaggtctggactcgTGGCCAAGCCACATGTGAAAATTATGATTCGTGCCTAGATTTTTACCCTCCCGAAACAGATTAAAATCTTTTGCATGACCACAGGATGAGTCTTCTAACATGGTTGTTCAAGAAATGAGAAGTTACTCACTGAATCGATTCTCAAATTAACTGCAAGAGTTCACACTGCATTTCATTAGCCTCAGCTTTCTGTTAAAATGCAACAATAGTAGTTTTATTTGCAGATATGTTAAAAGTTGTTCATCGTTCTCCCTCTGAGCCTTTGGCGTGTCTGTAGCCCTAGGGATAATAGACCCAAGCCAAACAATACTTAACAAAACCTGAAGACTCTGAATGAACGGCTAATGACATCCCAGGGGTTAGAGTTGTGCTTTGCGGTGTTTATGTACACAACTGTatcagaaacagagacagaagttgACTTTACTCCATGTTTGTATTCAAGACTTGCTCTTGTGTGACATCTGTGGTGATTACCTGCAGAACAAATGCTTAGCTGCAGCATACTGACAATCCTGACTCCACCCTCTAACACAATGGTACGCATGAAAATTATGGTGCTCTCCCATAGTATCAGAACTTTAACGACTCCTACAGTTCCTGGAAACCTTACCTTATTTCCTTGGCCCCACTCCCAGATGCCTGGGGCTTGCATACCAAAGAGGGCGAATGGGTCCCTGCCGATAATAACCAGCCCAATCACAAGCAGTttgaacacagacaggaaggaagcaATGTGtctgaagaaataaaacaagaaagtgCCTTTGAAAACAATGACTACAAAAGGAACACAAAGAGATACACTATAGATATATAAAGACATTACCAGTTAACATTTAGACACACCTTCTCCTTCTGTGGTtcttaatttttaatattttacacatcCAAACATTGAAATTATGAcagaacaaatagaaaatgcaacaaaaatatGCTAAATCATCCAGAATGcgttttaaatgttattatattttagatagAGCAACATTCAGCTCTGGCACACTCATTAGATTCTCCTCATATTCACAAACTAGTCACTTGGAATGGTTTTCAGTTCACACACTTGTCAAGAGTTAGTGACATTT
The window above is part of the Anabas testudineus chromosome 17, fAnaTes1.2, whole genome shotgun sequence genome. Proteins encoded here:
- the LOC113172455 gene encoding glutamate-rich protein 6, whose product is MVDTFSYATAATLEHEPLCVLNDDRIPNDCPHPCIRAAGVLRYNRESESHRLNITTILPESLPVMEYPVKCEYCGEQARPSLDLTWLQDRETAPLFCCAQWQQLCEILVKQRCLFEGRHDLKAGTPTPLENKPASELEDLLFRDKGMEDYTKFILDLPSEFGTLPEVRVLENDYSIQLPVAETLSKVLSFRLSCAPQKGCWIADPSSTTEKCLQSEDEETQESVSFCEPITSCQFGLCHHQAGAVFLQKYYSNGMTFLTVFPDGSAQVFYPSGLLAVVVVVTEENGRVCIVYDDSDSPEQPIRAVFQSDGKSTCYHSNGNIWLSLNRSGGQCLDELGARVRRWCWSKLSLTPTPLYPVFLSLNKIVGVRVLGKEQVFVSFLAKGQQAKFSVGTCIQDEPITDEPSGTTAVLKEELLVLAARIRIHLAIQHLHQFLMTPSHHWLPKTKQARHLQVVVQRLVEVSAHMTMSDSDRAFIQKCYKDCL
- the selenot1a gene encoding thioredoxin reductase-like selenoprotein T1a, giving the protein MKWLRFSFLALGFFSLCCATAGDSSGVKKMKMQFATGPLLKFQICISUGYKRVFEEYTQALYQRYPDIRIEGENYLPMPIYRHIASFLSVFKLLVIGLVIIGRDPFALFGMQAPGIWEWGQGNKIYACMMVFFFSNMIENQLMSTGAFEITLNDVPVWSKLESGHLPSMQQLVQILDNEMKMNVHMNTRPHHHS